A genomic segment from Yimella sp. cx-51 encodes:
- a CDS encoding ABC transporter ATP-binding protein, with amino-acid sequence MNGLLVDGVSVRFGDTVALDKVELEVEGGRVVALLGPSGCGKSTLLRVIAGLQEVDAGRVHFDGVDVTQVPTHKRGFGLMFQDGQLFAHLDVAGNVAYALARQKVPKQEQRKRVAELLDLVGLGGAEKRDVTTLSGGQQQRVALARSLAARPRLLLLDEPLSALDRDLRERLAEELRSILTTTGTTVVLVTHDHSEAEVIADSIVRMKAGRTLPAG; translated from the coding sequence ATGAACGGGCTGTTGGTCGACGGGGTGAGCGTGCGTTTCGGCGACACGGTCGCTCTCGACAAGGTCGAGCTTGAGGTTGAGGGCGGTCGCGTGGTTGCCCTGCTCGGACCCTCCGGGTGCGGCAAGTCGACCCTGCTGCGGGTGATCGCCGGGCTGCAGGAGGTGGACGCCGGGCGCGTGCACTTCGACGGCGTCGACGTCACGCAGGTGCCAACCCACAAGCGCGGCTTCGGCCTGATGTTCCAGGACGGGCAGCTCTTCGCCCATCTCGACGTCGCGGGGAATGTCGCCTACGCCCTCGCTCGCCAGAAGGTGCCGAAGCAGGAACAGCGCAAACGAGTGGCCGAACTGCTCGACCTGGTCGGTCTGGGTGGCGCGGAGAAACGTGATGTCACCACACTCTCCGGCGGTCAGCAGCAACGCGTGGCGCTGGCCAGGTCGCTGGCTGCACGTCCGAGACTGCTGCTGCTGGACGAGCCGCTGTCAGCGCTCGACCGCGACCTGCGCGAACGGCTCGCGGAAGAACTGCGGTCGATCCTGACCACCACCGGCACGACCGTGGTGTTGGTGACCCACGACCACTCCGAGGCCGAGGTCATCGCCGACTCGATCGTGCGGATGAAGGCGGGTCGGACGCTCCCAGCCGGCTGA